The following coding sequences lie in one Brevibacterium marinum genomic window:
- the hflX gene encoding GTPase HflX, which translates to MTSTDKERREAMLDRVLARGAQALSNNDSQVDDDSQFDLAERAALTRVAGLSTELEDITEVEYRQVRLERVVLAGVWNTTLAEAENSVRELAALAETAGSEVLDALIQRRENPDPGTYLGKGKAAELAEIVASVGADTVIIDSELAPSQRRGLEDVIKVKVIDRVALILDIFAQHAKSREGKAQVELAQLEYLLPRLRGWGESLSRQAGGRVAGGAGIGSRGPGETKIELDRRRIRARMSKLRRQIAGMAPSRSTKRKNRARNHIASVAIVGYTNAGKSSLLNRLTDAEVMVQNALFATLDPTVRQARTADGITFTYTDTVGFVRNLPHQLVEAFRSTLEEASGSDLLLHIVDASHPDPHGQIHAVREVLKDVDTGDIPELLVFNKSDIADEAVVTGLRTEYPDACFVSAATKEGVPELVETIETMLPSPDIEVTVLIPYERGDLVSKIYALGVVEHEEHSAAGTGLQAKVPADLAAELEEFRRPDLVSGE; encoded by the coding sequence ATGACGTCCACTGACAAAGAACGTCGGGAAGCGATGCTCGATCGCGTTCTCGCACGAGGCGCCCAGGCGCTGAGCAACAACGATTCACAAGTCGACGACGACTCGCAGTTCGACCTGGCCGAAAGGGCCGCCCTCACACGCGTCGCCGGACTGTCCACCGAACTCGAAGACATCACCGAAGTCGAATACCGGCAGGTACGCCTGGAGCGCGTCGTCCTCGCCGGGGTGTGGAACACGACGCTCGCCGAGGCGGAGAACTCGGTCAGGGAGCTCGCGGCACTCGCGGAGACAGCCGGCTCCGAGGTCCTCGACGCGCTCATCCAACGCCGCGAGAACCCGGACCCGGGAACCTACCTCGGCAAGGGCAAGGCCGCAGAGCTCGCCGAGATCGTGGCCTCCGTCGGGGCGGACACCGTGATCATCGACTCCGAGCTCGCACCCAGCCAACGGCGCGGGCTCGAAGACGTCATCAAGGTCAAGGTCATCGACCGCGTCGCACTCATCCTCGACATCTTCGCCCAGCACGCCAAATCACGTGAGGGCAAGGCACAGGTCGAACTGGCCCAACTCGAGTACCTGCTGCCGCGCCTGCGCGGCTGGGGCGAATCCCTGTCGCGCCAGGCAGGCGGTCGTGTCGCCGGTGGCGCCGGAATCGGGTCGCGCGGTCCGGGTGAGACGAAGATCGAACTGGACCGGCGTCGGATTCGGGCCAGAATGTCGAAGCTGCGCCGACAGATTGCGGGAATGGCACCCTCGCGGTCGACGAAGCGGAAGAACCGGGCACGCAACCATATCGCGTCGGTGGCGATCGTCGGATACACCAACGCCGGCAAGTCGTCCCTGCTCAATCGCCTCACCGACGCCGAGGTGATGGTGCAGAACGCGCTCTTCGCGACCTTGGATCCCACAGTCAGACAAGCACGCACCGCCGACGGAATCACCTTCACCTACACCGACACGGTCGGCTTCGTCCGGAACCTGCCCCACCAGCTCGTCGAAGCGTTCCGATCGACCCTGGAAGAGGCCTCCGGCTCGGATCTGCTCCTGCACATCGTCGATGCTTCCCACCCGGATCCGCACGGACAGATCCACGCTGTCAGGGAGGTTCTGAAGGACGTTGACACCGGAGACATCCCCGAACTCCTCGTGTTCAACAAATCAGACATCGCCGATGAAGCCGTCGTGACCGGTCTGCGCACAGAGTATCCGGACGCCTGTTTCGTCTCCGCCGCGACGAAAGAAGGCGTTCCCGAACTCGTCGAAACGATCGAGACGATGCTGCCCTCGCCCGACATCGAGGTCACGGTGCTCATCCCCTATGAACGAGGCGATCTCGTGTCGAAGATCTACGCCCTGGGCGTGGTCGAGCACGAAGAGCACAGCGCCGCCGGAACCGGGCTGCAGGCGAAGGTCCCGGCCGACCTCGCCGCGGAGCTCGAGGAATTCCGACGTCCGGACCTGGTCTCCGGCGAGTGA
- a CDS encoding helicase C-terminal domain-containing protein has translation MSKVEDLLESAVGAIGGSTRQGQTEMAEAVASAVDKGIHLLVQAGTGTGKSLAYLVPAAEYSSRTGGRVIVSTATLALQTQIIHRDLPRLFKAVKKTLDPLPRAALLKGRRNYVCKHKLSGGYPDEGEGMLFDLGADAEAGRKPSDRSGLGEEIQRIRTWEKTTETGDRDDLLPGVSDRAWSQVSVNAFDCLGSNCPLYTECFAELARNNAAEADIVVTNHALLAIDAFGENTVLPEHDVIVIDEAHELKDRVTNALSGQINMSMLSAATSSVRKHTVVQDGVVALLDSAAAALERALSGVSEGLVMNMSETLSLALAQIRDSSRQIINDIGGKTEESDAGRQMAKARCQEVFDLAERFCSPGKNDVVWLSRSTFRERETTNLVVAPLSVAGTMRSGIFEESTVVATSATLSLGGNFDAVAASLGLFGPDAPKWDGLDVGSPFDYGRQSILYVAAHLPRPGRSGLSEQALEELEELVTASNGGALGLFSSRAAANAAAEHLRSTLDVPILLQGDDGLPSLVSQFSADEEACLFGTMSLWQGVDVPGRTNRLVIIDRLPFPRPDDPLMQARSRDADSRGVNGFMAVSATHAALRLAQGAGRLIRSTSDQGVVAVLDSRLRSARYSGYLVNSMPSMWPSTDSALVKASLGRLAEKDD, from the coding sequence GTGAGCAAGGTCGAAGATCTGCTCGAGTCGGCCGTCGGCGCCATCGGCGGCTCGACCCGACAAGGACAGACGGAAATGGCCGAAGCGGTCGCCTCGGCGGTAGACAAGGGCATTCACCTGCTGGTCCAGGCCGGGACCGGCACCGGAAAGTCCTTGGCGTACCTGGTCCCTGCGGCCGAATACTCCAGCCGGACCGGGGGCCGTGTCATCGTCTCGACTGCGACCTTGGCGCTGCAGACGCAGATCATCCATCGTGACCTGCCCCGGTTGTTCAAGGCCGTGAAGAAGACGCTCGACCCGCTGCCACGTGCAGCCCTGCTCAAGGGCCGTCGCAACTATGTGTGCAAGCACAAGCTCTCCGGCGGGTACCCGGATGAGGGCGAAGGCATGCTCTTCGACCTCGGTGCCGATGCGGAGGCCGGACGCAAACCCAGCGACCGTTCGGGTCTGGGCGAGGAGATCCAGCGGATCCGGACGTGGGAGAAGACCACGGAGACCGGCGACCGCGACGACCTCCTCCCCGGGGTCAGCGACCGAGCTTGGTCGCAGGTCTCCGTCAACGCCTTCGACTGTCTCGGGTCGAACTGCCCGCTCTACACCGAATGCTTCGCGGAGCTGGCGCGCAACAATGCCGCCGAGGCCGACATCGTCGTGACAAATCACGCTCTGCTGGCCATCGACGCCTTCGGAGAGAACACCGTTCTGCCCGAACACGACGTCATCGTCATCGATGAGGCCCACGAGCTCAAAGATCGAGTCACGAACGCCCTGTCCGGTCAGATCAACATGAGCATGCTCTCAGCCGCCACCTCCTCCGTGCGCAAGCACACGGTCGTCCAAGACGGAGTCGTCGCACTGCTCGATTCGGCGGCCGCGGCCCTGGAGCGAGCCCTCAGCGGTGTCAGCGAAGGTCTGGTCATGAACATGAGCGAGACGCTGTCGTTGGCCCTGGCTCAGATTCGCGACTCCTCTCGGCAGATCATCAACGACATCGGCGGCAAGACCGAGGAGTCCGACGCTGGACGACAGATGGCCAAAGCCCGGTGCCAAGAGGTGTTCGACCTGGCCGAGCGATTCTGCTCGCCGGGGAAGAACGACGTCGTGTGGCTGAGCCGGAGCACCTTTCGTGAACGTGAGACCACGAACCTCGTGGTTGCGCCGCTGAGCGTGGCGGGCACCATGCGGTCGGGGATCTTCGAGGAATCAACGGTGGTGGCCACCTCGGCGACGCTGTCCCTGGGCGGAAACTTCGACGCCGTCGCGGCATCGCTGGGACTCTTCGGACCCGATGCGCCCAAATGGGACGGCCTCGATGTCGGTTCGCCCTTCGACTACGGCAGGCAGAGCATCCTCTACGTCGCCGCCCACCTTCCGCGGCCCGGCCGCAGCGGACTGAGCGAGCAGGCGCTGGAAGAGCTCGAGGAACTCGTGACGGCATCCAACGGGGGAGCCCTGGGGCTGTTCTCCTCTCGCGCCGCCGCGAACGCCGCTGCCGAGCACCTGCGGTCGACGCTGGACGTTCCGATCCTCCTCCAAGGCGACGACGGACTGCCCTCCCTCGTCTCCCAGTTCAGCGCCGATGAGGAGGCGTGCCTGTTCGGCACCATGTCGCTGTGGCAGGGAGTGGACGTGCCGGGGCGGACCAATCGTCTCGTCATCATCGACCGGCTCCCGTTCCCACGCCCCGACGATCCGCTGATGCAGGCCAGATCCCGCGATGCCGACAGCCGTGGTGTCAACGGGTTCATGGCCGTCAGTGCCACCCACGCCGCGCTGCGGCTGGCGCAGGGAGCGGGCCGGCTGATCCGCTCGACGTCGGACCAGGGCGTCGTGGCCGTCCTCGACTCTCGTCTGCGTTCGGCGCGCTATTCCGGGTACCTCGTGAATTCGATGCCGTCGATGTGGCCGAGCACCGATTCGGCACTCGTCAAGGCCAGCCTCGGACGTCTGGCAGAGAAGGACGACTGA
- the lexA gene encoding transcriptional repressor LexA, translating to MVQNKRGRGRPRNEDVASEIKAARDDDEEVSIPDGSTGEGDFRLTPRQRLVLETIERAVVSNGYPPSMREIGKAAGLASLSSVAHQLSQLERLGYVRRDPKRPRAIEVVNPFEEEEAERAKYEELANNTVQVPVVGRIAAGGPILAEQEVDDVFSLPAQVVGSGEMFLLKVVGDSMIEAAICHDDWVVVRKQHTADNGQIVAALLDGEATVKTLKRKAGHQWLLPQNKDYEPIDGSYAQIMGLVVAVVRRL from the coding sequence GTGGTTCAGAACAAACGAGGGAGAGGTCGTCCCCGCAATGAGGACGTCGCCAGCGAGATCAAAGCCGCCCGTGATGACGACGAAGAGGTGTCGATCCCGGATGGTTCCACCGGCGAAGGCGATTTTCGCCTCACGCCCCGACAGCGACTGGTCCTCGAAACGATCGAGCGCGCAGTCGTCTCCAACGGATACCCACCGAGCATGCGCGAGATCGGCAAGGCCGCCGGACTCGCATCGCTGTCCAGCGTGGCCCACCAGCTCTCACAGCTCGAACGCCTCGGCTATGTTCGCAGAGATCCGAAGCGCCCACGTGCCATCGAAGTGGTCAACCCGTTCGAAGAGGAAGAGGCCGAGCGAGCCAAATACGAAGAGCTGGCCAACAACACCGTCCAGGTCCCCGTGGTCGGCCGCATCGCCGCGGGCGGTCCCATCCTCGCCGAGCAGGAGGTCGACGATGTCTTCTCGCTGCCCGCCCAGGTCGTCGGCTCGGGCGAAATGTTCCTGCTCAAGGTCGTCGGCGATTCGATGATCGAAGCCGCCATCTGCCACGACGACTGGGTGGTCGTGCGCAAACAGCACACGGCCGACAACGGGCAGATCGTCGCGGCCCTTCTCGACGGAGAGGCGACCGTGAAGACGCTCAAACGCAAGGCCGGCCATCAGTGGCTGCTTCCTCAGAACAAGGACTACGAACCCATCGACGGGTCCTATGCGCAGATCATGGGCCTCGTCGTCGCAGTGGTCCGACGCCTCTGA
- a CDS encoding LysM peptidoglycan-binding domain-containing protein, which yields MTAQIQDLRFTARGRQAMRLLRTLLCAVAIVGGAFFVATQSFSAAAGSEAESVGIDAEAVVVGEGESLWAVAVGLGLDRDTRDVVADIVDINHLSSPVVHPGQTLDVPQR from the coding sequence ATGACTGCACAGATTCAGGACCTGCGCTTCACTGCACGTGGACGCCAGGCGATGCGCCTGCTCCGGACCCTGTTGTGCGCTGTTGCCATCGTCGGAGGGGCGTTCTTCGTCGCCACTCAGTCGTTCTCCGCCGCTGCCGGGTCGGAGGCCGAATCAGTCGGCATCGACGCCGAAGCAGTGGTCGTCGGTGAAGGGGAGTCCCTGTGGGCCGTGGCCGTGGGCCTCGGCCTGGACCGGGACACTCGCGATGTCGTCGCCGACATCGTCGACATCAACCATCTGTCATCGCCGGTGGTGCACCCGGGTCAGACCTTGGATGTGCCTCAGCGCTAA
- a CDS encoding histidinol-phosphate transaminase, producing the protein MGNFESLPVRSDLVGLKPYGAPHLDVPVQLNVNENAYPIPDVVVESMRSAVDGHFAGLNRYPDREFEDLRGHLVSYLDGVNRRAGGAVDLSPEMIWAGNGSNEVLSHIVQAFGGPGRTVLGFTPSYSMHPLIATGTGASWQSSARNDDFALDADAVGAEVADVDPDIVFLCTPNNPTGTSIGLDVIEAAYDNCSGIVIVDEAYAEFSRPARPSAMTLLAGRPRLVVSRTMSKAFACAGLRLGYAIAAPELIDVLRLVRLPYHLSDITQVLACTALEHADVLLDNVDRLIDSRDRISQHLRDVGFTVFPSDSNFVLFGNISSPQTLWQRLLDRGILIRDIGITHHARVNAGTEVETTAFLRAIDEILGEDPGILLPAG; encoded by the coding sequence GTGGGAAATTTCGAGTCTTTGCCAGTGCGTTCGGACCTAGTCGGCCTCAAGCCCTACGGTGCTCCGCACCTGGATGTGCCGGTGCAGCTGAACGTCAATGAGAACGCCTATCCGATCCCGGACGTCGTCGTCGAAAGCATGCGCTCGGCGGTCGACGGGCACTTCGCCGGCCTCAACCGCTATCCGGACCGAGAGTTCGAAGATCTGCGCGGCCACCTCGTCTCCTATCTGGACGGAGTCAACCGGCGGGCCGGGGGAGCGGTCGACCTCAGCCCGGAGATGATCTGGGCCGGCAATGGGTCCAACGAAGTGCTCTCGCACATCGTGCAGGCCTTCGGTGGGCCGGGCAGGACAGTCCTCGGATTCACTCCGAGCTATTCGATGCACCCGTTGATCGCCACCGGCACCGGAGCCTCCTGGCAGTCCTCGGCCCGCAACGACGACTTCGCACTCGACGCGGACGCCGTCGGTGCCGAGGTGGCCGACGTCGACCCCGATATCGTCTTCCTGTGCACGCCGAACAATCCGACGGGCACGTCGATCGGTCTCGACGTCATCGAGGCCGCTTATGACAACTGTTCGGGAATCGTCATCGTCGACGAGGCCTACGCCGAATTCTCCCGGCCCGCGAGGCCCTCGGCGATGACGCTGCTGGCCGGTCGCCCACGGCTCGTCGTGTCACGAACCATGAGCAAGGCCTTCGCCTGCGCCGGGCTGCGTCTCGGGTATGCGATCGCCGCGCCCGAGCTCATCGACGTCCTGCGGTTGGTTCGACTGCCCTACCACCTGTCGGACATCACTCAGGTGCTCGCCTGCACCGCACTCGAGCACGCGGATGTTCTGCTCGACAACGTGGACAGACTCATCGACTCGCGCGACCGAATCTCCCAGCACCTGCGTGACGTCGGGTTCACCGTCTTTCCCAGCGATTCGAACTTCGTCCTGTTCGGCAACATCTCCTCGCCGCAGACGCTGTGGCAGCGGCTGCTGGACCGCGGAATACTCATCCGTGACATCGGCATCACCCATCATGCTCGAGTCAACGCGGGCACCGAGGTCGAGACGACGGCATTCCTTCGCGCCATCGACGAGATCCTGGGCGAGGACCCCGGCATCCTGCTGCCCGCCGGTTGA
- the hisB gene encoding imidazoleglycerol-phosphate dehydratase HisB: MRQAQRSRATSESSVTVSIDLDGTGRSDISTSVPFFDHVLTALSKHSLVDMEVKAEGDTHIDVHHTVEDTSIVLGQAMGEALGDKTGIRRYGLAAVPLDEALARCVVDVAGRPYFVHEGEPEGQQYHLIGGHFTGSMTSHALESIAFHAGLTVHLDLLRGRDPHHIAEAEFKAFARALREAVEPDERNQSVPSTKGVL; this comes from the coding sequence ATGAGGCAGGCACAACGCTCCCGCGCGACCTCGGAATCATCGGTCACCGTCTCCATCGACCTGGATGGGACCGGCCGGTCGGACATCTCCACCAGCGTTCCCTTCTTCGACCATGTGCTGACCGCACTGTCGAAGCATTCGCTCGTCGACATGGAGGTCAAGGCCGAAGGCGACACGCACATCGATGTCCACCACACCGTTGAAGACACGTCGATCGTGCTCGGTCAGGCGATGGGCGAGGCCCTCGGGGACAAGACCGGCATCCGTCGCTATGGGCTGGCCGCCGTCCCCCTGGACGAGGCGTTGGCCCGCTGTGTCGTCGACGTGGCGGGGCGCCCGTACTTCGTTCACGAAGGTGAGCCCGAGGGGCAGCAGTACCACCTCATCGGCGGCCATTTCACCGGCTCGATGACCTCGCATGCTCTGGAGTCGATCGCGTTCCATGCCGGGCTCACCGTTCACCTCGACCTGCTGCGCGGGCGAGACCCGCACCACATCGCCGAGGCGGAATTCAAGGCCTTCGCCCGTGCCCTGCGTGAAGCGGTGGAACCGGACGAGCGCAATCAGTCGGTCCCGAGCACCAAGGGAGTCCTGTGA
- the hisH gene encoding imidazole glycerol phosphate synthase subunit HisH produces the protein MSTVAVLDYGAGNVRSAVRAAAAAGAETVLTADRKVIDAADGLLVPGVGAYSAVMAGLDRVGGVELIRSWHEERRPLLGICVGLQVFFSRGDEHGVKTEGIGIWPGAVTALDAPVVPHMGWTRVNPPEGSRMFAGVRDERFYFVHSYAAVHAPANALVTTADHGASFVAAVEDETTWAAQFHPEKSAEAGARLLRNWVGSFPHGGKARH, from the coding sequence GTGAGCACCGTCGCCGTCCTCGACTATGGGGCAGGCAACGTGCGGTCGGCGGTGCGCGCGGCCGCTGCCGCCGGCGCCGAAACCGTGCTGACCGCCGATCGCAAGGTCATCGACGCAGCCGACGGTCTGCTGGTTCCCGGCGTCGGCGCCTACTCCGCGGTGATGGCCGGGCTGGATCGGGTCGGCGGTGTCGAACTCATCCGCTCATGGCATGAGGAAAGGAGACCGCTGCTGGGAATCTGCGTCGGACTGCAGGTCTTCTTCTCCCGCGGAGACGAGCACGGAGTCAAGACCGAGGGCATCGGTATCTGGCCCGGAGCAGTGACGGCTCTCGATGCCCCGGTCGTCCCGCACATGGGGTGGACCCGGGTGAACCCGCCGGAGGGGTCTCGTATGTTCGCAGGCGTGCGCGATGAGCGCTTCTACTTCGTCCATTCGTATGCGGCGGTCCACGCTCCTGCGAACGCGCTGGTGACCACAGCTGACCACGGTGCCAGCTTCGTTGCCGCGGTTGAGGACGAAACGACCTGGGCCGCCCAGTTCCATCCGGAGAAGTCCGCCGAGGCGGGTGCACGCCTGCTGCGCAACTGGGTGGGCTCGTTTCCCCACGGCGGCAAGGCTCGCCACTAG
- the priA gene encoding bifunctional 1-(5-phosphoribosyl)-5-((5-phosphoribosylamino)methylideneamino)imidazole-4-carboxamide isomerase/phosphoribosylanthranilate isomerase PriA, protein MTQTTDKLVLLPAVDVADGKAVRLVQGEAGTETDYGSPIDAAHDFEGRGAEWIHLVDLDAAFGRGSNSDLLNQVVKAVGIKVELSGGIRDTESLERALDTGAERVNIGTAALENPEWTAEMISRFGDQVAIGLDVRGTTLAARGWTKEGGDLYEVLSTLERAGCARYVVTDVRKDGTLQGPNVELLKSLAERTEKPIVASGGVSSLDDLRNLRELVPFGVDSAIVGKALYAGKFTLEEALEVAGG, encoded by the coding sequence ATGACTCAAACCACCGATAAGCTCGTCCTCCTTCCCGCCGTCGACGTCGCCGACGGCAAGGCCGTTCGCCTCGTCCAGGGTGAAGCCGGCACCGAAACCGACTACGGTTCGCCGATCGACGCCGCCCACGACTTCGAGGGCAGGGGAGCGGAGTGGATCCACCTCGTCGATCTCGACGCCGCCTTCGGCCGAGGATCGAATTCGGATCTGCTCAATCAGGTCGTCAAGGCCGTGGGGATCAAGGTCGAACTCTCCGGCGGAATTCGTGACACCGAGAGCCTCGAGCGTGCTCTCGACACCGGAGCGGAACGGGTGAACATCGGCACAGCAGCGCTGGAGAACCCGGAATGGACCGCCGAGATGATCTCCCGGTTCGGCGATCAGGTCGCCATCGGCCTCGACGTTCGCGGAACCACACTCGCCGCTCGCGGCTGGACCAAGGAGGGGGGAGACCTCTACGAGGTGCTCTCGACCCTGGAACGGGCCGGCTGCGCCCGTTATGTCGTCACCGACGTCCGCAAGGACGGCACACTGCAGGGGCCCAATGTGGAGCTGCTGAAGTCCTTGGCGGAGAGGACCGAGAAGCCGATCGTGGCCTCGGGGGGAGTCTCCAGCCTCGACGACCTGAGGAACCTGCGCGAACTGGTGCCGTTCGGAGTCGATTCGGCGATCGTGGGCAAGGCCCTCTACGCCGGAAAATTCACCTTGGAAGAAGCGCTCGAAGTCGCCGGAGGCTGA
- a CDS encoding SseB family protein, with product MSSDSPDRPETPNRSEQPSPSGRTDSAGQSWSGRELRPNPFSSDSGLADAGFLDALGRVGREPLDPNAHRSVFSSLAGARLYAPIVPMAVDQQVGDNGLMSDNSSEMAMVRLQAEDGRECTPGFSSIPPLTEWHPDARPVPIESERLVLGAIEADSQLVVLDPGAASSFLLRRPAMFAFAQGLPWTPAWADAEVGRALVAIAEGFPWLAQVSLSPGSARVHVEGPEVGIRLGVRSQVPTEEMQRFQAALASDETIVEKVDSLAIQLADA from the coding sequence GTGTCATCCGATTCGCCCGATCGGCCCGAGACCCCCAATCGGTCCGAGCAACCCTCGCCGTCCGGTCGGACGGACTCCGCCGGACAGTCCTGGTCCGGTCGTGAGTTGCGACCGAATCCGTTCTCGAGCGACTCCGGACTTGCCGATGCCGGGTTCCTCGACGCCCTCGGTCGGGTGGGGCGGGAGCCGTTGGATCCGAATGCGCACCGCAGCGTGTTCTCGTCGCTGGCAGGTGCCCGGCTCTACGCGCCGATCGTGCCGATGGCCGTCGACCAGCAGGTCGGGGACAACGGGCTCATGTCCGACAACTCCTCGGAGATGGCCATGGTCCGTCTCCAGGCCGAAGACGGACGCGAATGCACTCCCGGGTTCAGTTCGATCCCGCCGTTGACGGAATGGCACCCGGACGCCCGGCCCGTGCCGATCGAATCGGAGCGGCTGGTCCTCGGGGCGATCGAGGCCGATTCGCAGCTCGTCGTCCTCGACCCCGGGGCCGCGAGTTCGTTCCTGTTGCGTCGTCCCGCAATGTTCGCGTTCGCGCAGGGCCTGCCCTGGACTCCGGCCTGGGCCGACGCCGAGGTGGGCCGCGCCCTGGTCGCCATCGCCGAAGGATTCCCCTGGCTGGCCCAGGTCAGTCTCAGCCCGGGAAGCGCCCGCGTCCACGTCGAGGGGCCCGAGGTCGGCATCCGACTCGGGGTTCGCTCGCAGGTGCCGACCGAGGAGATGCAGCGATTCCAGGCGGCGCTGGCTTCCGACGAGACGATCGTCGAAAAGGTCGATTCGCTGGCTATCCAGCTCGCCGACGCCTGA
- a CDS encoding M20 family metallopeptidase, protein MNEIRDLSRPTAPDESYLDEIAARTRERSEQAGAWSSAFAGAPESSTAGIAAGLADAESDLTELLHTIHTLAETAFVEHESVAAIASLLRGRGIDVETGLFGADTTLRATTGSGQGRTIAILAEYDALPEIGHACGHNLIAASAVGAFLALHDLHGQNPGAVPGTVVLLGTPAEEGHSGKEVMARNGAFDGIDAAIMVHGYGYDCAEQVWLGRRLLEVTYSGVAAHASAQPFMGRNALDAANLFYQGLGLIRQQMPPISRLHAVIADGGSRPSIIAESATVECYVRSKYPDTLKELSDRVEDAAKGAALMTGTGVEVKWDEHPPSLPVRTNSALTRRWAKHEEAQGRSPLPAGVLDESIAASTDFGNVSYRIPGIHPLIKTADAEVALHTREFAEAAITPEAEAAAHDAGYGLACTALDFLVDDELAAEVFAEFDRAGGAVDVENYFN, encoded by the coding sequence ATGAACGAGATTCGCGACCTGAGTCGCCCGACCGCCCCCGACGAGAGCTATCTCGACGAGATCGCCGCCCGGACCCGTGAACGCAGCGAGCAAGCCGGAGCGTGGAGCTCTGCATTCGCCGGAGCTCCCGAGTCGAGCACGGCCGGCATCGCCGCCGGCCTCGCAGACGCCGAGTCGGACCTCACCGAGCTGCTCCACACCATCCACACCCTCGCAGAGACCGCCTTCGTCGAACACGAGTCCGTCGCCGCCATCGCCTCTCTGCTGCGGGGCCGGGGCATCGATGTCGAGACCGGACTGTTCGGTGCCGACACGACCCTGCGGGCAACGACAGGATCCGGGCAGGGGCGCACGATCGCGATCCTCGCCGAGTACGACGCTTTGCCGGAGATCGGGCACGCGTGCGGGCACAACCTCATCGCCGCCTCGGCGGTGGGAGCCTTTCTGGCACTCCACGACCTCCACGGTCAGAACCCCGGCGCCGTCCCCGGAACCGTGGTTCTGCTGGGCACACCTGCAGAGGAGGGGCACTCCGGCAAGGAGGTCATGGCCCGCAACGGTGCCTTCGACGGGATCGATGCGGCGATCATGGTCCACGGCTACGGGTACGACTGCGCCGAACAGGTGTGGTTGGGCCGGCGGCTGCTCGAGGTCACCTATTCCGGGGTCGCCGCCCACGCCTCGGCGCAGCCGTTCATGGGGCGCAATGCCCTCGATGCGGCGAACCTCTTCTACCAGGGATTGGGCCTGATCCGTCAGCAGATGCCGCCGATCTCCCGTCTGCATGCCGTCATCGCAGACGGTGGGAGTCGGCCCTCGATCATCGCCGAATCCGCCACGGTTGAGTGCTATGTCCGGTCGAAGTACCCCGACACGCTCAAGGAGCTCTCGGACCGGGTCGAGGATGCGGCCAAGGGGGCGGCGCTCATGACCGGCACCGGGGTCGAGGTGAAATGGGACGAGCACCCTCCCTCCCTTCCGGTGCGCACGAACTCCGCGCTCACGCGACGCTGGGCGAAGCATGAGGAGGCCCAGGGGCGCAGCCCCCTTCCCGCCGGAGTCCTTGACGAATCGATCGCTGCGTCGACAGACTTCGGCAACGTCTCCTACCGGATCCCCGGCATCCACCCGCTGATCAAGACCGCCGACGCCGAGGTGGCCCTGCACACCCGCGAATTCGCCGAGGCCGCGATCACACCGGAAGCCGAGGCCGCCGCTCACGATGCCGGCTACGGGCTGGCCTGCACGGCCCTGGACTTCCTCGTCGACGACGAACTCGCAGCCGAGGTGTTTGCGGAATTCGACCGTGCAGGCGGAGCCGTCGATGTGGAGAACTACTTCAACTGA